From Camelina sativa cultivar DH55 chromosome 7, Cs, whole genome shotgun sequence, one genomic window encodes:
- the LOC104700046 gene encoding uncharacterized protein LOC104700046, protein MEETTWEQRLQAVTHILTNPTTKPSLHSQFLIGALIPSYTSWDYPPVYSQKHLRRQWWVSQFIKRVSRLGLPDTTWRSNCPYYQPPAAIMAVEEGRWGKEERIEYARKRLRRKRLVNEVNPYIPLLVPNLLLFTLLLWDPIPE, encoded by the coding sequence ATGGAGGAGACGACATGGGAACAGAGACTACAAGCGGTGACACACATACTCACAAACccaacaacaaaaccatcacTTCACTCCCAATTCTTGATCGGAGCCCTAATCCCAAGCTACACCTCGTGGGATTACCCTCCGGTCTATTCGCAGAAGCATCTCCGTCGTCAATGGTGGGTTTCTCAATTCATCAAAAGGGTATCGAGACTCGGGCTTCCTGATACCACCTGGAGGTCGAATTGCCCGTATTATCAGCCGCCGGCGGCGATCATGGCGGTGGAGGAAGGGAGATGGGGCAAAGAGGAGAGGATAGAGTACGCGAGGAAGAGGCTGAGGAGGAAGAGATTGGTGAACGAAGTGAATCCTTATATTCCTCTTTTGGTTCCTAATTTGCTTCTCTTTACTCTCTTGTTATGGGATCCTATTCCTGAGTAA